Sequence from the Rhodococcus jostii RHA1 genome:
ATGAGGAGTGCGGTGAGACCGACGATCAGGGACATCACCAGGGCGCGGTCCGCGACGACGTCCGGATCGACTCCTGCCGACTTCGCCGACAGGCCCGGCGCCACCTTGATGATGTAGTCGGACGACAGCGCCATGCCCTGTCCGCAGATCGCGATCGCCATGCCGACCGCCATCGGGGGAAGGCCGGCGCGGATGGCGACGGGGATGAGGACGGCTCCGATCAACGGAACCGCAGGGGTGGGCCAGAAGAACAGCGAGATCGTGTAGGTGACGACGGCCAGGACGATGAAGCTGCTGGTGCCGCCGCGCATGACGCGCCGGAACGGGGCGACCATCAACCGGTCGGCCCCCATCTGCCGGAGTGCGCCGAGCATCGCCGTCACCAGCGAGATGATGAGGAAGATGTTGAACAGCTCGCGGGCGGCGACGAGGCTCGCATTGAAAATCGACGCGAGGCCGGTGACGAGGCTGTCGGAGAACACGAAGGCGGTCAGGAACGTGCCGATGACGGCGGGGACGACGATGTTCTTCCGCATGAGCATCGTCCCGAGGATGACGATGATTCCTCCGAGATACACCCAATGTGCGGCGGTGATACTTACATCCACGGTGCGCCCCTTCGAAATAGGTACAGACTAGTGGCACTAGTCACAGTGCAGTGATACTGCGCGGGGCGTTTTCCAGGGTCAACGTCCAGAGTGCACATCGATAACCAGCGTATTTGTGCATTGTGCCCGGCATTTTTCGCCGGGATTGCTTGTTGTCACGCGCAAGTAAAGGAATGCTCGGCAGAACCCGTTTCACGGAATCCTGTGTTCATAATCAGGCTTGCCTAACCAAATGTGGCGAGCGGGGTGCGGCAGGGGTTTCCGGCGAGAACGGGCATCGCCGGAACGCGAATTCTCGGATGAAAGTGGACTCTATGAACACGGCGGTCGGTCAGGCTCAGAGTGCAACCGCGGGTGACGAACTCGGACCCGGCACGTCGCCCGCGCTGGCGGCGCTGCTCGCCGGAACGTTCGTCGGCACGGTCAGCAACAACATCGTCAACGTTCCGTTGAACGCGATCCTCACCGACTTCGACGCCGGTCTCGGCAGCGGCATCTTCGTCGTCGTCGGATTTCTCCTCACCTTCGCGGCGACGATGCCGCTGGCCGGGTGGATCGGAGACCGGTTCGGGCGCAGGCGCGTGTACTGCGCGGCCCTACTGGGAACCGCGGTCTGTTCGCTCGGCGCGGCGCTCGCACCGTCCCTGCCCGTGCTCGTGATCTGGCGGTCGCTCGGCGGGATCGCCGCGGCCGCGTTCGCGCCCGCGGTCATGGGCCTGATCGCGTGGCTGTTCGGGCCCCCACGGCGGGCGCGCGCCGTCGGCGCCTGGGCTGCGGTGAACGGGATCGGGCAGGCCGTGGGCCCGTCCATGGGCGGAATCGTCAGCGACTGGTGGGGCTGGCGGTGGGCGTTCGTGCCATTGGTGCCGGTCGCCCTGATCGGGTTCGCCGCAACCCTCCGCTACATCCCGCGCTACCCCGGCAAGAAGATGCGACTCGACGTGATCGGAGCGTCCACCGTCACGCTCGGCGCCGTCCTGCTGATCCTCGGCCTCACGACCGTCTCGATGGAGCAGGTGCCCGCCTGGGTCAGCATCGCGACCATCGGCGGCGGAGTCGTCGTCACGGCCGGGTTCGTGCTCCACTGCCGGCGGGCGGCGAACCCGTTCGTGCCCATCGACCTGGTGATCGAATCGCGGTTCCTGCGCAGTGCGCTCGCTGCCTTCACCCAGATGTTCGCGCTGGGGGCCCTGCTGCTCGCGCTTCCGCTCTACCTGACGGGCTCGGGCAGTTCGACCACACAGGCGGGGCTGATGCTCTTCGTGCTACCGGTCGTCATGACATGCGTGGCACCCGTCGTCGGGCGTCTCGTCGACAGGATCGGGGCCCGGGTGGTGATGCGAACCGGGCTGGCCGTCTTGATCAGTAGTCAAGTGGCACTGGCGATCACGTTGTCCGCGGACGTCCGGAACCCGGTCGCCGTCGGCGCCGTGCTCCTCGTCGCCGGAGTGGGGATCGGCATGGTCCAGACACCCGCCGCGGCCGGTTCGACCCGATCGCCCGCCGGGGCCGTCGGAACCGGCCTGGGACTGTTCAACCTCATCCGCTTCGGCGGCTCGGCCGTGGGCGCCGCCTGGGTGGGCGTGGCCGCACACCTGTCGGCCGATCCGTACGGACTGCTGTTCGCAGTGGCGGCACTCGTCGTGCTCGCCGGATTGGCCGGGACGTTCGCCGGCGAGAACCCGGTGGCCGGCTGAGGACTAGCGGGTCACGATCTCGTGGTTGACGGTGTCCTGCACCTGGGAGAGCAGATCGAGACGGAGGGCCAGCCACAGCGTGAACTGGTTCTCGGGTTCCCGGATGTCCATGCCGATGAGCCGTGACGTGCGATCGAGCTTGGCGATCATCGTGTTCCGGTGGATCCGGAGGCGCCGCGCGGCGGCATTGATGTTGCCGCCCTCCTCGAGGTAGGCGAACAGCAACTCCTCGGTGTCGGCGTGCGAACTCGACGCCCGAAGGGGACCCAGGACGTCACGGATGAGCCGTCGGCTCTCGTCGGTGTCGGTGGCGCGGGCGAGCACACTGAACCCGCGCAGGTCGTTGTAGGCCACCGAACCGGACAGCCCGAGCCGCTGGGCGATGCCCAGGGTGATGCGGGCCTCGCGGTAGCTGTCCCCGATATCGCGGGCGCCCGCCGCGGGACGTCCGTGGGCCACCGGAATCCGCTGACCCAAACGGGTTTCGAGATCGAGCGACATGGCGTGCGCGTACTCGCTGATCTCGGATTCGACACCAGGCGTGTCGACGGAGCTCAACGATCGGATCACCACGAGCACGTCGCCGATGACGGTGACGTGCGACCGTACGCCCGGACGCGGCAGGACGCCGGCGGCGTAACGTGCCAGCCGGACCATGCTCGCGCCGGGCCGTCCCGACGCGCGGTCGACGAGACCGGGAGCGACGAACACGATGTAGTGCAGGTCCAGATCGATTTCGTGCAGCGCGGCCCGGGTGCGCAGGTCGTGGTCGTTGGCGAAGTTGCCGTGCACGAGGGCCTGGACGAAGTCGCCGCGTGCCCGCTCCTCGGCCTCGTCCACGCTCCGCTGCCGGAGCATCTCGGTGCCGATGATCGTCCCGGCCTGTTCGACGACCACCCGGTGCTGCGCGATATCGTGTCTGCGGGGGTTCGCCCCGGGCACGACGACCACGATCCAGCCCTCGTAGCGGCCGGCGAGTTGCATGGCCCCGGCGACTGCCGTCGTGGGCGCGAACAGTCCCTCCGGATGCTCCAGGCGGAACACGTGAACGTTGTGCATCCGTGCCGGTGGTGATTCCTCGAGGCGCGGCAGGGCGTCCGCGAGAGCCTCCAGCAGGGCGACGGTGCCCGCGTCCTCGACATCCGGAAGTCCCGCGTGCGCGAGGAGGCGTCCCCGGACGTCCAGGGCGACGGCGACGTCCGAGGTCAGCGTCGCGACCTCGCGGATCAGCATCGGCAGGCCCGCGCCGCGGTGCAGCAAGCCCGCGAGCGACTGGTGCACGGTGAGGGCGTAGCGCATCACGTGCGCTTCCTGGGTGAGAGCGCGCTCGGCGAGGAGCCGGTTGAGTGCGGTGAACCCGACGGGAAAACCCAGCTCCACGACCGTCAGCCCGGTCGGCCAGACCGTGCCCGCGGGCGCCGACCCGTCGACGAGAAGGACCCCGGCTCCCCGCGCCACCAGCGATTCGAGTTCACGTCCGTGCGCGGGCAGCGTTTCGGGCCGGGTGTACACAGCGACCTCGGCGAGGGAGTCGGGCCTGCTCATCACCTCGCCCCACGGCAGGCACCACGTCACCGGACCGCTCAGGGCGTCCGTACCGGACAGCAGCCGGGCCGACGCGAGCAAAGGCTCTTCCAGCAGGCCGCGTAACGACAGTCGCTCGTCCTCTGCGGCCGGTGTCGTGGTGTCGTCCACTGCGGACCCTCCTCGGGTGGTCGAAAAGTGCAGTATGGCGGAGCGCACACCTGCACTGCTTATGCACTATGCCCTGATTTCGCCGAGATTGCCGGATAGTTTGACCATGGTTCCTCCGGCGATGCCGGTGATAGAAATCGGTGCATCACTTCCTCCCGAATACGCAACGGAGAAGACAATGCATCAGGTTCACCGAATCACCCTCGACGACGCACTCCCACTGCTCGCCGCGGGGCGCGCGAAGGCCGAGGAAATCGGCGTCAAGCAGACCCTGTGCGTCTGCGACGACGGCGGCAACGTACTGGCCCTGCACCGACTGCCGGGAGCGCGCCTCACCGGCGTCGACATCGCGATCGCCAAAGCGTTCACCGCTGCCGGCCACGAGCGGGCAACACACCTGTTCAACGAGGCTCCCGACGGTCCGGCGTTGCCCGGGAACGAGGCATTCGGCATCAGCCAGATGCTGCCGGGCAAGTTCGCGGTGTTCGTCGGCGGATTTCCCCTCGTCTTCGACGGCCAGATCGTCGGCGGCATAGGCATCAGCGGCGGAAACGGCAAGCAGGACAAAGCCGTCGGAGCTGCGATGCTGGCCGAGTTCGAAGCCCTCGCCGCAGTACCCAGCTGAATGCTCACGATGTGCCGACAACGTGCACATCGAAACCCTTCCAACGCAGTCACTTCGACCGTGGCCGGGCAGACCGCGAGTCGATAACGTCGAATTCACTCCAGTCGGAGCATCCCCAACCATTCTCATACTCGAGGAAGACGAGGCACATCATGACCGAACTTCTAGGCAGGGACGATTTCCGCGCAGCTCTGGAGAACGCCATCAAGGGCCGCGAGGCGAAGAATGCGTCGTTCAGCAAGGCGTGGGCCGAGGGCAAGCTCGAGAAGCACCATTTCGCGCGGTGGGCGGAGAACCACTACCACTACGTCGGCCCCTTCGCCGACTACCTCGCGAACATCTACTCGAACACCCCCGACACCTTCACCAACGCAAAGGATTTCACCCTCCAGAACATGTACGAGGAGGAACTGGCCGACATCCGGCACACCGACCTCCTCATCAAGTTCGCCGAGGCGTGCGGCACCACGAAGGAACGCGTCGAGGACCCGTCGAACATGAACGCGATCACCCGCGGTCTGCAGTCCTGGTGCTACGCGGTGTCGCAGCGTGAGCACTTCGTCGTGGCCACAGCCGCGCTCGTCGTCGGACTCGAGTCTCAGGTACCGAGTATCTACAAGAAGCAGATCGTCCCGCTGCGTGAGGTATACGGGTTCACCGAGGACGAGATCGAATTCTTCGACCTGCACATCACGTCGGACGTCGTGCACGGTGAGCGTGGATACCAGATCGTGCTCGACCACGCCGATACCCCGCAGCTGCAGCAGCGTTGCCTGCAACTCGTGCAGTGGGGAGCCGAGATGCGCTTCTCGTACACGAAGGGGCTCTACGACACGTACGTGGCAACCGACCTCGAGCTCGCGACCGCCTGACCGTGCGCAGGGAGGGGCCCGCATCGGGCCCCTCCCGACGCAGGCATCTCGCCCGACAGGAGAGAACGATGGAGACGAACTGGACCCGGCTGGTCACCGTCCGTGAGCTCGGCCGCCGCCGGAAACTTCGCGTCGAGGTCGGGGACACCGCGGTCGCCCTGTTCCAGGCGGACGACCGGATCTACGCCTTTCGTGATCTGTGCATCCATCAGGATCGGTCACTGGCGAAAGGCACCCTGCTGCACGGGCGGGTCATCTGCCCAGGTCACCAATGGGCGTTCGACCTCGACACCGGCTACGAGGAAGACCAGGACCTGTGCCAGCCGACCTACGCGGTGAAGGTCGAGGACGACATCGTCTACGTGGATCTCACCCGCAGCCCCGATTACGCCGAGACCGCGACTTCGCCGGCCGAAGTCGACTGAGAGAGCGAGTGACCCCATGACGTTGAACACCATCGTCACCATCGGCGCCGGCCAGACCGCTGCCGTCGCGGCGCGCACCCTGCGGCGCCGAGGATTCGACGGCAGGATCCTCCTCGTCGGCGACGAGTCGCACGCGCCGTATCAGCGGCCACCGCTGTCCAAGGAATTCCTTGCCGGGCAGGAGGATCGCGAATCGTTGATGCTGCTTCCCGACGCGTGGCGCGACAAGCAGAACGTCGAACTCCTCACAGACACGACGGTGACCCGGATCGACGTGAGCAGCGGATCGGTCCAACTGTCCGACGGGCGAAGCATCGCGGCCGACGCGGTACTCGTCGCGACCGGCGGCAGACCGCGCACGATGCCGGTGAACGGTCCTGCGCCCGAACGGGTGCACTACCTGAGGACGATCGACGACGCCGAACGGCTCGCCGCCCACCTTCGTCCAGGCGTCGGTCTGGTGCTGATCGGCGGAGGCTTCGTCGGACTCGAAATTGCCGCCACTGCAACAGCCCTGGGAGCCGAGGTGACCGTCCTCGAAGCCGACCAGGTGCCACTCGCCCGAATCCTCGGGCCCGAGATGGGCGAGGTCTGCACTCGATTGCAACGGGAAAACGGAGTCACCGTCCGCGGCGGCGTCCGGGTCGACACCGTGACGACCAGGCCGGACGGCGTGCTCATCGCGCTCGACGGCGGAGAGGTGATTTCGGCCGACGTCGTGGTGGTGGGCATCGGGATCGTTCCCAACGTCGAAGTCGCGCAGGCCTCCGGCCTGGCCGTCGACGGCGGAATCCTCGTGGACGCGCAGGGGCGGACCTCGATTCCACACGTCTACGCCGCCGGCGACGTGGCAGCGCGCTTCTCCGACGCGGCAGGCAGGCACGTTCGCGTCGAACACTTCGACAACGCGAGCAAGCAGGGGGCGGCGACCGCGAACCTCATGCTCGGACGGGTCGGAGTGGTGGACCCCGCGCACTGGTTCTGGTCCGATCAGTTCGGCAAGAACATCCAGTTCACCGGCACCGCCCGCTACACCGACCTGGTGTTCCGGGGCAGCGCCGACGGCGGCGAGTTCACCGCCTTCTATCTGGACAGCGGTGTCGTGCGCGGCGCCTTCACGCTCGACCGCGGCGACGAGATCAGCGCGGCCAGAGAACTGATCGGCCGGTCGATCGCGCCTGCCCGGTTGGCGGACGAGGACGTCGACCTGTTCGACCTGATGGACGATGACGAGGAATTGGTGACGGTGTCATGATCGAGGGACTCAATCTCATTGACGGGCAGTGGGTCCCGTCGTCTTCCGGAGCGACGTTCGAGCGGCGTAACCCCGCCGATCACGACGACGTGATCGGCGTGTTCCCGGATTCCACCGAGGCCGACGTGGATGCCGCCGTCAGCGCGGTGGCCAAGGCGGCGCCGCAGTGGGCCGCGACGCCCCCGGAACGCCGCGCGGCAATCCTGGAAGCCGCGGCCGGGCACCTCGAGGCACGGACAGGCGACCTCGTCGAAGAACTCGTCCGCGAGGAGGGCAAGACCCGGGCCGAGGCGACCATGGAAGTCGGTCGGACTCCGATGAACCTGCGCTTCTACGCGGGCGAGGCGCTCCGCACCACCGGCAGCACGTATCCCACCCCGGGGGAGGGACTCGTCATCACCCTGCGTGAACCTGTCGGAATCGTCGGGGCGATCACCCCCTGGAATTTCCCGCTCAACATTCCGTCGCGCAAACTCGGGCCGGCGCTGGCCGCCGGAAACGTCGTGGTGTTCAAACCGTCCGAACTCACCCCGCTGATGGGACAGCGGCTGGTCGAGGCGCTGCTGGCCGGGGGACTTCCGGCCGGAGCCCTCGCCCTGGTCCAGGGTTCCGGTCGCGCCGGCGGCGCGGTCGCGGCGGACGAGCGCGTCGATGCCGTGACGTTCACCGGCTCCACCCAGGTGGGCCGTGCGATCCACGCGGCGGTGGGTCCGTCTCGCCGCAGTCAGCTCGAGATGGGCGGCAAGAACCCCGTCGTGGTCCTGGGCGACGCCGACGTGGACAAGGCGGCCGCACTGATCGTCAAGGGCGCCTTCGGATTGTCCGGGCAGGCGTGCACGGGCACCAGCCGGGTGATCGCGGTGGACGCGATCCACGACCGGTTGCTGGACCGCGTGGTCGAACTCGCCGAAGGGATCACCGTCGGCCCGGGCGCCGACCCGGGTGTGGGCATGGGGGCTCTCGCGAGCAAGGCGCAGCTCGCCAAGTTCCTCGAGTACGTCCAGATCGGCCGCGACGAAGGAGCCGAACTAGTCTGCGGCGGAGCAAGTCTCGACAGGGGGAACGGCTATTTCGCCGTCCCGACCGTGTTCGCCGGTGGCAGCCCCGACATGCGGGTGGTCACGGACGAAGTGTTCGGACCACTGCTGGTCTTCCTGCGGGCGTCCGGCTTCGACGAGGCCGTCGCGCTCGCGAACGACACCGAATTCGGGCTCAGTGCGGGAATCGTCACCAACGACGTGACGAAGGCTCTCGCATTCGCGGGCCGTTCCGAATCGGGTCTGGTGAAGATCAACCAGCCCACCACCGGCATGAGCATGAACGCGCCGTTCGGCGGATACAAGGCCTCGAGCACGCAGACCCACAAGGAACAGGCCGGCGACTCGATGATGCAGTTCTACCAAGCTGAAAAGACCGTCTACCTCAGCCCTTCGGCCTGAGACCTACCTGTCGACAGAGGGAGAAGACCATGGAATTCACTCGCGTTGCGCGCTCCGGACAGGTTTCCGAAGGCATCGTGCGCCGCTTCTTTGCCGGCGAACACGAGTTCGCCGTGGCCCGCCTCAACGGGAAGGCCTACGCCACATCCAACTACTGCACACACCTGGACTGCCTGCTCTCGTCCGGGAAACTCGTCGACGACGGCATCGGATGCTCCTGCCATGGAAGCGTATTCGATCTCGAGACCGGGGAACCCGTGTGCCCGCCGGCGACGGTGGCCATCAAGACCTACCCGGTCGAGGAACGTGACGGCGAGATCTTCGTCGGCATCGACCCCGACGACACCAGTTCCGTCCCGCGCCGGCGGGCCGCGCGGGGGTGCATGAAGTGAACCCTCGACCGTCCACTCTCTCCGCCGACGGCATGGTCTCGTCCAGTCATCCCGCGGCGAGCACGGTAGGTGCCCGCGTTCTGGCCGACGGAGGCAACGCCATCGACGCGACTCTGGCCATGGCCGCGATGACCTGGCTGACGTTGCCGGGGCAATGCGGGATCGGCGGCGACGCGTTCGCCGTCGTCCGCGAACCGGACGGATCGGTGTGGACGGTCGGGGGCAGCGGCTTCGGGCCGGACGGCGGTGACGTGGACTTCTATACCGAACGCGGGCTGCGGTCGATTCCCCTCGACGGGGCGCTGGCGGTGGCGGTTCCCGGGGCGCCGGCCGCCCTCGGCGCGTTGCACGCGGGTGGCGCCACCCGCTCGCTGACGGACCTCTGGGCACCGGCGGTGCGCGCGGCGGAGAAGGGGCTTCCCTGCTCGGCCAAGACTCGCGACGACGTGCGAGAAGCGCAGACCGCGATCGCCGCCGACCCCGGACTGCGTGCGGTGTACCTCCCGGACGGCCGATTGCCGCAGGTCGGGGAGCGGCTGCCGCAGCGCGACCTGGCCCTGACCATCGAGGCACTGGCGCGCGACGTGCACGGTTTCTACACCGGTTCCTTCGCTCAGCAGGCGGTCGAGGCGCTCCGCGCCGGTGGGGCGCCGTTCGGCGGGGACGAGTGGGCGGCGGGCGCCGACGTGCGACCGGAGGACGCGATCAGCGGGCACTACGCCGGCGCGGTCGTTCACCAGACACCCCTGCCCACCCCCGGATGGATGGTGCTCCAGCAGGCGGCGCTGAACGACGGCGTCATCGGCTTCTCGCCGTGGCTCACCGCTCCGGCAGTCGATCGCATGGCGCGAGCGGCCCGTCTGGCCTTCGAGGATCGGTTCGCGACCTGCGGCGCCGGCAACGACGGGTGGAGGGCCGTGCTCGAGCCGGCCGCGATCGGGGCGGCGAGAGACCGGCTGGACGGCCGTCGGGCGTCGTCGGGCGCCTTCAGCGTGAGCACCGGTGACACCACCTCGACCGCGGCGGTGGATTCCGACGGCCGCGCGGTCAGTTTCATCCACTCGCTCGCCTTCACGTTCGGGGCCAAGACGACCGTCTCCGGCACCGGAGTGGTGCTGAACAACCGATTCGGACGCGGGGCCTATCTGATCCCGGGACATCCCAACGCCGCGGCGCCGCGGCGTAAACCGCTGCACACCCTGAACGCGTGGGTGATCACCGATACGTCCGGGAATCTCCTGCACGTCGGCAACACCCCGGGCGGGGACGGGCAGGTGCAGTGGAACATGCAACTGATCTCGCATCTGCTCGATCACGGACTCGACCCGGCGGAGGCCGTCGCGGCACCCCGCTTCACGGTCTTCCCCGGCAGCGACGCCGATGTGATCGGCCGCCCGGCGGAACTGCGGTGCGAGTCCCGCATTCCGGAGGAGGTGCGCACGGAGTTGGAGCGCCTGGGGCACGACGTCGCACTGCAGGGTCCGTGGGCCGCCGGTGGAAGCGCGCAGATCATCTCCCTCGACGTCGCGCGCGGCCTGCTGTCCGGCGCCGCCGACCCCCGCCAGGAAGGAATAGCACTCGGTGTCTGAGCAGGAATCCGTCGCCGCCGCCCCACGACCCCAGGGCCGCTACATTCCCGCGGTTGTGCACGACGGGATCGCGTACAGCGCCGGGATGACGCCACGCCGCGACGGTGTGCTCACGGTTACCGGCGTCGTCGGACGGGACCTGGACATCCCGCGGGCCCGGGAGGCGGCCGGGGTGGCGGCGAGGAACGCGGTCGCTGCGATAGCCGCGGCCGTCGGCGGCACGGCGGCCATCTCCCGGTGCCTGCGCATGAGCGTCTTCGTCGCGTGTGCCCCGGAATTTCGCGAACTGTCCGCGGTGGCCGACGGCGCGTCGGACGTGCTGGTCGAATGCCTGGGACTCGACGCGCTGCCGGTGCGCAGCGCGATCGGCGTGTACGCCCTGCCGTCCGGCGCCCCCGTGGAGATAGAGCTCACAGTGGCTGTCCGTGCATAGACCTGCACCCGGCTCCGGAGTATAAATACATCTTGTGTCTATGTTGTATTCTGCCGCGGAGCAGGCCTATCGCGAGGTCAAGGAGCTCATCCTGTCGGGCGGTCTGCCCGGCGGTGAGCTGATCAGCGAGGGCGAGATCGCCGGACGCATGGGGCTCAGCCGCACCCCGGTGCGCGAAGCCTTCCTCCGGCTCGAGTCCGAGGGCTGGATGCGGCTGTACCCGAAGCGGGGCGCGCTCGTCGTGCCCGTCGCCGACGGCGAGGCAGAGCACGTGGTCGACGCCCGGCAACTCGTCGAGACGCACAGCGTGCGGGTGCTGGCCGACCAGCCACACGCCCGCGAACTCCTCGTCGCCCGCCTGCGCGAAAACCTCGTGGAGCAGCGGGAGATCGCCGAGCGAGGCGACGTCGCCGCCTTCAGCGCCGCGGACGCCGACTTCCATCGGATGATCGTCGAAGCGGGCGAGAATCCGCTGCTCGCGACGTTCTACTCCAGCATCCGCGAGCGTCAGCGCCGCATGACCGCACACTCGATCACCCGTGACCCGGGACAGCTGCCCCGGATCATCGCCGACCACGAGCAGTTGACGGAACTCGTCGAGGCGGGTGACGCCGCCGGGTTCGACGCCGCGGTGCTCGTCCACATGCGCCGGGTCCACGCCCTCAACCCGAGAGGAGTTGCGCGATGACCGTCGTCCGCGAATCCCCGATCGAGGTGCCGGAGACGCTCGCGTCGCCGCGCGCCTGGCTGCTGGTGGCCGCGACCATGTTCGCGGTGGCGTGGGGCGGCAACGAATTCACGCCGCTCCTCGGCATGTACCGCGCCGATCACGGTTTCTCGCCGGTCACGGTCGATCTGTTCCTGTTCGCCTACGTCGTCGGGATCGTGCCCGCCCTCCTCCTCGGGGGACCACTGTCCGACCGGCTGGGCAGACGGCCGATCCTGCTCCCGGCACCGTTCCTGACGGTCGCCGGCTCCGTGCTCCTGGCCCTCGGCGCCGACTCCGCCGCCATGCTCATCGTCGGCCGCGTCCTGTGCGGTGTCGCGCTCGGCCTCGGCATGGCCGTCGGCGGCAGCTGGGTGAAGGAACTGTCGACCGCGCCGTGGGATCCCGCGGCCACGGACGGTGCCGGTGCGCGTCGGGCAGCGATGAGCC
This genomic interval carries:
- a CDS encoding GntR family transcriptional regulator, with protein sequence MLYSAAEQAYREVKELILSGGLPGGELISEGEIAGRMGLSRTPVREAFLRLESEGWMRLYPKRGALVVPVADGEAEHVVDARQLVETHSVRVLADQPHARELLVARLRENLVEQREIAERGDVAAFSAADADFHRMIVEAGENPLLATFYSSIRERQRRMTAHSITRDPGQLPRIIADHEQLTELVEAGDAAGFDAAVLVHMRRVHALNPRGVAR